The following are encoded together in the Bradyrhizobium sp. CCGUVB1N3 genome:
- a CDS encoding ABC transporter ATP-binding protein → MTALLEVENLVKHFVAERSLLGRPKALVKAVDGVSFTLDAGKTLALVGESGCGKSTVSRLVLRLIEPDAGSVRFEGRDLLALDPNALRAFRRKAQIIFQDPYASLNPRMTVSQILTEPLALHDLVPSSRRRERVAELLQLVGLEPRLARRYPHEFSGGQRQRIAIARALAVEPRLIICDEPVSALDVSIRSQILNLLRELQDRLGLAYIFVSHDLAVVKHIADRVAVMNLGRILETAEADALFAAPRHPYSRALLSAIPLPQPHAKRGTILLKGEMPSALDPPAGCRFHTRCPFVVDRCRSEAPQLLADSSGHATACHRVAELPPADAILPAPHALSPALAKLVAAFSRKTEGAGPSGVGIQDAPATPR, encoded by the coding sequence GCATTTCGTTGCCGAACGTTCGCTGCTCGGCAGACCCAAGGCCCTCGTCAAGGCTGTCGACGGCGTGAGCTTTACGCTCGACGCCGGCAAGACGCTGGCGCTGGTCGGCGAATCCGGCTGCGGCAAATCGACGGTCAGCCGGCTGGTGCTGCGGCTGATCGAGCCGGATGCCGGCAGCGTTCGCTTCGAAGGTCGCGATCTGCTCGCGCTCGACCCCAATGCGCTGCGCGCCTTCCGCCGAAAGGCCCAGATCATCTTTCAGGATCCTTACGCCTCACTCAACCCGCGCATGACGGTTAGCCAGATCCTGACCGAGCCGCTCGCACTGCATGACCTCGTCCCGTCATCGCGCCGGCGCGAGCGGGTTGCGGAACTTCTGCAACTCGTCGGGCTGGAGCCGCGCCTCGCGCGCCGCTATCCGCATGAATTCTCCGGCGGCCAGCGCCAGCGCATCGCGATTGCCCGTGCGCTGGCGGTCGAGCCCAGGCTGATCATCTGCGACGAGCCGGTCTCGGCGCTCGACGTGTCGATCCGCTCGCAGATCCTGAACCTGCTGCGCGAATTGCAGGATCGGCTCGGCCTAGCCTACATTTTCGTGTCCCACGACCTTGCCGTGGTGAAGCACATCGCCGACCGCGTCGCCGTGATGAATCTCGGCCGCATCCTCGAGACGGCCGAGGCCGACGCGCTGTTCGCCGCACCGCGCCATCCCTATAGCCGCGCGCTGCTGTCCGCGATTCCCCTGCCGCAGCCGCACGCAAAGCGAGGCACCATCCTGCTCAAGGGCGAGATGCCGAGCGCGCTCGATCCGCCGGCAGGATGCCGCTTCCACACCCGCTGCCCGTTCGTGGTCGACCGCTGCCGCAGCGAGGCACCGCAACTTCTGGCAGACAGCAGCGGCCACGCCACGGCATGTCACCGCGTCGCGGAGCTGCCCCCGGCCGACGCCATCCTGCCCGCCCCGCACGCCTTGTCGCCGGCGCTCGCGAAATTGGTTGCCGCCTTCAGCCGAAAGACGGAAGGCGCTGGCCCCTCCGGGGTTGGTATACAAGATGCGCCGGCAACACCGAGATAG